The following are encoded together in the Strongyloides ratti genome assembly S_ratti_ED321, chromosome : 2 genome:
- a CDS encoding SMAD domain, Dwarfin-type and SMAD/FHA domain and SMAD domain-like-containing protein, with translation MFQEVNHSKIYCSEDTEKINIENNCESIIDEDMWYDIDQFQLDHLNEVLQRLSEGTLDDEIWGKLIIMEKNRRIAKAYLRKTTIIVDGGDEEFDGMTIGFNYFSNPDRDHQTSELRKKIGDGVIIKMDSQGNIKAMARGAAPVIVQNWKNNKKHCIGEKLLRLQGKLITKRGIDMSDDDRIFKVFDMKKFKISLERDSFETEEDVKNILLKTCLRVALVKDGQPDDPMETPCWFMLINLVALDMIKTKMPHIADLNCMYGELGCPSIIPSIKRSALKEQIESSNILSNSKRRSQSYYEILSDDGKKHNLKMSSNYEISRRKGKRNHSSSDDSEESNTEVNPRYNHNVINSRFLKPYSGSITDSSSGFASGTDKRSFSSDKRSCSDLTKSVDDLKISHNDNKQHLNPGIKIPGLRPKLDKTLFDPPYSSKKNNGLIRKRSSLQDNDRERRREYRNSCNMEEIYDECSQSSREIDNTMYVDKEKYLNETYTNSFPEASRIDDEGKDFDIKEALKNVDESFNYLQTGDYYSDTNEIEENNWRESILSLNNNNEGKKNDDDDDDSDDTFSSQSPLPHSDNLHLLDRYRGIRKPITKYNNYLQTIDRVRSKSSKNTNNGKSDVLFNRSETIKINSISSSSPLEIVDVSCQFFKSQEQEYTLIVWKEWHYIKDKLYSSFKIPSISIVNVEYDFVKNTSLTSISFDKGIPNYENEYTTIKKLDLQPQRQSITCLQITDTYNKPESWKSNINQVSTIQLSGEPSKTTIHNNSLSSNILQSGKETTILQISDSPPPTLGTSISENQQQQEFRRSIPVTSRVIKPTDIQKKEHQSMELNRTPPNSVTSARRLSKESSGNVSQTTSLQEQKQSHQTNNSRTTINHFEENPVTSTAISIRACQNSPTSQNQSTTILQSKHQNPNINYRQYQATPQGQYGQHLNQFNHPLQTAVQWEQHQPERIYMERNGIRNMAEKDYQQRRARSHSRTIQTRQPDQSSHFSRNTNRKPTGLEKLLHHARTFSKSSNHGSKNGKNSTQRTDKRHPIQQPIYSTLPRPLDETKVWIQKHVNPTERIQVGPGSHYHQPFPIHPPPPLPQQLGNEIIYQTLPIYHQQEVYYCSPREMMRREKKQGEEIYMRTQPMNGPIMRRRLEEGKNNSYMRETHLNQSAPSTPSLIYSRNHQYPQVPNHANGPMINGMDKIYQRNYVQLRSPSMGRIIPNMDLSKEEMIYGSRSQIIKGYWENPPPRYHHVE, from the exons atgttccAGGAAGTAAATcatagtaaaatatattgtagtGAAGATacagaaaaaataaatattgaaaataattgtgAAAGTATTATTGATGAAGATATGTGGTATGATATTGATCAATTTCAACTC gATCACTTAAATGAAGTCCTTCAACGCCTCTCTGAAGGAACTCTTGATGATGAAATATGGggaaaattaattataatggaaaaaaatagGAGGATTGCTAAGGCATACCTTAGAAAGACAACAATTATTGTTGATGGTGGTGATGAAGAATTTGATGGAATGACTATTggttttaattatttttctaatccAGATCGTGATCATCAAACTTCtgaattaagaaaaaaaattggtgatggtgttataataaaaatggatTCACAGGGAAATATAAAAGCTATGGCTAGAGGGGCAGCACCAGTTATTGTACAAAAttggaaaaataataaaaaacattgtATTGGGGAGAAATTATTACGTTTACAGGGAAAACTTATTACAAAAAGAGGTATAGATATGAGTGATGATGatagaatatttaaagtttttgatatgaaaaaatttaaaatatctctTGAAAGAGATTCTTTTGAAACAGAAGaagatgttaaaaatattttattaaaaacttgTCTTAGAGTGGCATTAGTTAAGGATGGTCAACCTGATGATCCAATGGAAACTCCATGTTGGTTTATGCTTATTAATTTAGTTGCTCTAGATATGATAAAAACAAAGATGCCTCATATAGCTGATTTAAATTGCATGTATGGAGAATTAGGATGTCCCTCTATTATACCATCTATTAAAAGATCAGCATTAAAAGAACAAATAGAAAgttctaatattttatctaatagTAAAAGAAGAAGTCAATCATACTATGAAATTTTAAGTGATGATGgaaaaaaacataatttaaaaatgtctTCAAATTATGAAATTAGTAGAAGAAAGGGTAAAAGAAATCATTCTTCATCAGATGATTCAGAGGAATCAAATACAGAAGTTAATCCAAGATATAATCATAATGTTATTAATAGTAGATTTTTAAAGCCATATTCGGGTTCAATTACAGATTCTTCCAGTGGTTTTGCCTCTGGTACAGATAAAAGAAGTTTTAGTAGTGATAAAAGAAGTTGTTCAGATTTAACTAAAAGTGTTGATGATCTTAAAATAAGtcataatgataataaacaACATTTAAATCCAGGAATAAAAATACCTGGATTAAGACCAAAATTagataaaactttatttgaTCCTCCATActcttcaaaaaaaaataatggatTAATAAGAAAACGAAGTAGTTTACAGGATAATGATCGTGAAAGAAGAAGAGAATATAGAAATTCATGTAATATGGAAGAAATATATGATGAGTGTAGTCAAAGTTCAAGAGAAATAGATAATACTATGTATGtagataaagaaaaatatttaaatgaaacatATACTAATAGTTTTCCTGAAGCTTCAAGAATTGATGATGAAGGTAAggattttgatataaaagaaGCTTTGAAAAATGTAGATGAAAGTTTTAATTATCTCCAAACTGGAGATTATTATAGTGATACTAATGAGattgaagaaaataattgGAGAGAAAGTATTCtctctttaaataataataatgaaggtaaaaaaaatgatgatgatgatgatgattcTGATGATACATTTTCATCACAATCACCATTACCTCATTCCGACAATTTACACCTTCTAGATCGTTATCGGGGAATTAGGAAACCAAtaactaaatataataattatcttcAAACAATTGATAGAGTTAGAAGTAAATCTTCtaaaaatactaataatggtaaaagtgatgtattatttaatagatCTGAAACAATCAAAATTAATTCTATTTCCAGTTCTTCTCCATTAGAGATAGTTGATGTATCTTGCCAATTCTTTAAATCCCAAGAACAAGAATATACTTTAATTGTTTGGAAAGAATGGCattatattaaagataaactATATAGTAGTTTTAAAATTCCTTCAATCTCTATTGTTAATGTTGAATatgattttgttaaaaatacatCACTAACTTCTATTAGTTTTGATAAAGGGATACCAAATTATGAAAATG aaTATACTACCATCAAAAAATTGGATCTTCAACCTCAAAGACAATCCATCACTTGCCTACAAATTACAGATACCTACAACAAACCGGAAAGTTGGAAGAGCAACATCAATCAAGTATCAACAATTCAATTATCAGGAGAACCTTCCAAGACGACGATCCACAACAATTCACTATCATCCAACATCCTACAATCAGGAAAGGAGACCACAATACTCCAGATCTCCGACAGCCCACCACCAACACTGGGAACAAGTATATCAGAAAACCAACAACAACAGGAATTCAGGAGAAGTATACCAGTCACAAGCAGAGTTATCAAACCAACAGATATCCAAAAGAAGGAACATCAATCAATGGAACTCAACAGAACACCTCCCAACTCCGTTACTTCAGCCAGGAGACTCTCCAAGGAAAGCAGTGGAAATGTCAGTCAAACTACAAGTTTACAGGAACAGAAACAGTCCCATCAGACCAACAATTCAAGAACAACAATCAACCATTTCGAAg agaATCCAGTCACCTCAACAGCCATATCAATCAGAGCTTGCCAAAATTCTCCAACAAGTCAGAACCAATCTACGACAATCCTCCAATCCAAACATCAGAATCCCAACATCAACTACCGACAATACCAGGCAACACCACAGGGACAATATGGACAGCATCTCAACCAATTCAATCACCCACTCCAGACAGCTGTCCAGTGGGAGCAGCACCAGCCAGAGCGAATTTACATGGAAAGAAACGGGATACGGAACATGGCAGAGAAGGACTACCAACAAAGGAGAGCCAGGAGTCACTCAAGAACAATTCAAACACGGCAACCAGATCAATCAAGTCACTTTTCGAGGAATACGAATCGAAAACCGACAGGATTGGAAAAATTACTCCACCATGCCAGAACTTTCAGCAAATCATCAAACCATGGATCCAAGAATGGAAAAAATTCAACTCAGAGAACAGACAAGAGACATCCAATACAACAACCAATATACTCAACACTTCCAAGACCATTGGACGAAACAAAAGTTTGGATACAAAAACATGTCAACCCAACAGAGAGAATTCAAGTAGGTCCAGGAAGTCATTATCATCAACCATTTCCAATACATCCTCCACCTCCATTACCACAACAACTGGGAAACGAGATCATATACCAAACATTACCAATTTATCATCAACAGGAAGTATATTATTGTTCTCCAAGGGAAATGATGCGGAGAGAGAAAAAACAGGGAGAGGAAATATATATGAGGACACAACCAATGAATGGACCAATAATGAGAAGACGACTGGAGGAAGGGAAAAACAATTCTTATATGAGAGAGACACACTTGAATCAAAGCGCTCCATCAACACCCTCATTAATATATTCGAGGAATCATCAATACCCACAAGTACCAAACCATGCAAACGGACCAATGATAAACGGGATGGACAAAATATATCAGAGAAATTATGTTCAACTGAGGTCACCATCAATGGGAAGAATAATTCCAAACATGGATCTATCGAAAGAGGAAATGATTTATGGAAGCAGAAGTCAAATTATAAAAGGATATTGGGAGAATCCACCTCCAAGATATCATCATGTGGAGTAG